Part of the Geoalkalibacter sp. genome, TCTGGGATTATTCCAAATTCACGGCGCAAAACGGAGAAACCTTCGGTACCTGCTGCTCCCTCGACGATGTCTATGATGCGCGCCGCGTGGCTCAGGCACTGGACATCCCGTTCTACGTGATCAACTTTGAAAAGCAGTTCCAGCAGGCGGTCATCGATGATTTCTGCGATGCCTATTTCGCCGGGCGCACCCCCAACCCCTGCGTGCTGTGCAACCAGGTGCTCAAGTTCGATCTGCTGCTGCGACGGGCGCAAGAGCTGGAGGCGGATTTTCTTGCCACCGGCCATTACGCCATCATCGCGGAGGATGGCCGGGGAGGGCATGTGCTGCGCAAGGGGCGGGATAAGACCAAGGACCAGAGCTATTTTTTGTTCACCCTGACCCAGGAGCAGATGGCGCGGGTGCGCTTTCCCTTGGGTGACATGAGTAAGGACGAGGTGCGCGGGCACGCCGCGCGCTTTCAGTTGCCCGTGGCCGAGAAGGCCGAAAGTCAGGATATCTGTTTCGTGCCCGACGGCGATTACGTGCGCTTTCTCGAGGAGGAGCGCGGCGCGGGGCGCATGAATGGCGACATCGTGCATGTCTCAGGCAAGATTCTCGGCCGCCATCAGGGAACCTACCGCTATACCGTCGGCCAGCGGCGCGGCCTCGGCATCTCCTGGCCCAAGCCGCTCTTCGTGGTGGCCATCGATGCGGCACGGTGCCAGGTGATTGTCGGCGAAAAACAATTT contains:
- the mnmA gene encoding tRNA 2-thiouridine(34) synthase MnmA, which produces MTSDKGQRTAPRKRIVVAMSGGVDSSVTAALLKEQGHEVIGMTMQIWDYSKFTAQNGETFGTCCSLDDVYDARRVAQALDIPFYVINFEKQFQQAVIDDFCDAYFAGRTPNPCVLCNQVLKFDLLLRRAQELEADFLATGHYAIIAEDGRGGHVLRKGRDKTKDQSYFLFTLTQEQMARVRFPLGDMSKDEVRGHAARFQLPVAEKAESQDICFVPDGDYVRFLEEERGAGRMNGDIVHVSGKILGRHQGTYRYTVGQRRGLGISWPKPLFVVAIDAARCQVIVGEKQFLERESLVVERCNWHIPVPSHPLRAACRIRYRHEEVPATINVLPEGRAEVCFDAPQKGVTPGQAAVFYDGDRVLGGGWIA